One Natrinema halophilum genomic window carries:
- a CDS encoding transcriptional regulator: MSQVDWSQTSRDDAERAARRSELAQALARGGMEGVQVLSLESAETVLTPKRRELIETLRSEDVESVRDLARRVGRDKAQVSRDLGLLAEHSIIRYEEAGRMKRPCLVQEHIIVEPI; the protein is encoded by the coding sequence ATGTCACAGGTCGACTGGTCCCAGACGAGCCGTGACGATGCTGAGCGAGCAGCACGGCGTAGTGAGTTAGCTCAAGCGCTTGCCCGTGGCGGAATGGAGGGTGTGCAGGTTCTCAGCCTCGAGAGCGCTGAAACAGTACTCACACCAAAGCGTCGGGAGCTCATCGAAACGCTCCGATCGGAAGATGTGGAATCTGTTCGGGATCTCGCTCGGCGTGTTGGGCGTGACAAAGCACAGGTGAGCCGTGACCTCGGTTTACTGGCCGAACACAGCATCATTCGATATGAAGAAGCGGGTCGTATGAAGCGCCCCTGTCTTGTCCAGGAACACATCATTGTCGAACCAATCTAG
- the asnB gene encoding asparagine synthase (glutamine-hydrolyzing) — protein MCGIVGAYGWTDEPTLSSMLDWIEHRGPDEEGRYLDRDAEIMMGARRLSIVDLAGGSQPKCNEDGTISVVFNGEIYNHETLRESLERDGHRFESESDTEVLVHLWEEYGEAMVDHLDGMFAVSIWDEATNTVFLARDRLGIKPLYYGRAGGGYVWGSELPAVLIGGVDRTIDPAAVFNHFSLEYTPGSQTLLRDVRKVKPGHTVTIGPDGAREREYWNVLDVETGGSTLSFEAAADRLRSMLERSVENRLMADVPVGAFLSGGLDSSAIVGIASKYRDDPLDTYAVSFDNPRFDESEEARLVADHFGTNHHEVNVDLSSMELFDEMIRYLGEPTGHLQMLPLFLLSERASEDVKVALAGEGADELFAGYPRYRQVSEYKRNVDFLPQFTHDIAGSIAPISPVGGKYLRYYSWLRDNTEVTLHHTCGFMPFRPEPDEFLDTGETAETAGLRAHVSELTEQIDDPAPEQHMSAFEANYTLPNFHLFKADHTSMAQSLELRVPFLSADIAEFAHSLPIEYKVTEGNAKRVLKRAVDDLLPDEIIERKKMGMRPPVTDWFREEHAAIETWFAREKLENAPYVNADRATALRAAHRRGDESVGRTLWMILTYVAWYHTFIDEHTSIIGATAKDTHTPISSS, from the coding sequence ATGTGCGGTATTGTCGGCGCATACGGGTGGACGGACGAGCCTACACTCTCGTCTATGCTAGACTGGATCGAGCATCGCGGACCGGACGAAGAGGGGAGATATCTCGACCGGGACGCGGAGATAATGATGGGGGCACGCCGCCTCTCGATTGTTGATCTAGCCGGGGGGTCACAGCCGAAGTGTAACGAAGATGGGACGATCAGCGTCGTCTTCAACGGGGAGATATACAATCACGAGACCCTCCGGGAGTCGCTCGAGCGGGACGGGCATCGGTTCGAGAGCGAGTCCGACACCGAGGTCCTGGTCCATCTCTGGGAGGAGTACGGCGAAGCGATGGTCGACCATCTCGACGGGATGTTCGCCGTTTCGATCTGGGACGAAGCGACGAATACGGTCTTTCTCGCCCGTGACCGTCTCGGAATCAAACCACTGTACTACGGACGAGCGGGTGGCGGCTACGTGTGGGGAAGCGAGCTTCCCGCGGTGCTGATCGGAGGCGTCGATCGAACGATCGACCCCGCGGCCGTCTTCAATCACTTCTCGCTCGAGTACACGCCCGGTTCGCAGACGCTGTTGCGGGACGTCCGAAAGGTAAAACCTGGTCACACGGTAACGATCGGGCCCGACGGCGCTCGGGAGCGGGAGTACTGGAACGTTCTGGACGTCGAAACGGGCGGCTCGACGCTGAGTTTCGAAGCGGCGGCCGATCGATTGCGGAGCATGTTGGAACGGTCGGTCGAGAACCGCCTCATGGCGGACGTACCCGTCGGAGCGTTTCTCTCCGGGGGGCTCGACTCGTCGGCTATCGTCGGCATCGCTTCAAAATACAGGGACGATCCGCTCGATACCTACGCCGTCTCCTTCGATAATCCGCGGTTCGACGAGAGCGAAGAGGCCCGTCTCGTTGCCGACCACTTCGGAACGAACCACCACGAGGTCAACGTCGACCTCTCCTCGATGGAACTGTTCGACGAGATGATCCGGTATCTCGGCGAGCCGACGGGCCACCTGCAGATGCTCCCCCTCTTTCTCCTCTCAGAACGCGCCAGCGAAGACGTAAAAGTCGCCCTCGCGGGCGAAGGCGCCGACGAGCTGTTCGCGGGCTATCCCCGGTATCGACAGGTGTCGGAGTACAAACGAAACGTCGATTTCCTCCCGCAGTTCACCCACGACATCGCAGGCTCCATCGCCCCGATTTCGCCGGTGGGCGGCAAGTACCTCAGGTACTACTCGTGGTTGAGAGACAATACCGAGGTAACGCTGCACCACACGTGTGGGTTCATGCCGTTTCGACCGGAACCCGACGAGTTTCTCGACACAGGGGAAACCGCCGAGACGGCGGGACTCCGAGCGCACGTGAGCGAATTGACCGAGCAAATCGATGATCCGGCCCCCGAGCAGCACATGTCGGCCTTCGAGGCGAACTACACCCTGCCCAACTTCCACCTCTTCAAAGCGGACCACACGAGCATGGCGCAGTCGCTGGAGCTCCGAGTCCCGTTCCTGTCGGCCGACATCGCGGAGTTCGCCCACTCCCTTCCGATCGAGTACAAGGTCACAGAGGGGAACGCCAAGCGGGTGCTCAAACGCGCAGTCGACGACCTGCTTCCTGACGAGATCATAGAGCGCAAGAAGATGGGGATGCGACCGCCCGTCACGGACTGGTTCCGGGAGGAACACGCGGCGATCGAGACGTGGTTCGCCAGGGAGAAACTCGAGAACGCGCCGTACGTCAACGCGGACAGGGCAACGGCGTTACGGGCCGCACACCGGCGCGGTGACGAGTCGGTGGGGCGAACGCTCTGGATGATTCTCACGTACGTTGCGTGGTATCATACGTTTATCGACGAGCACACCTCGATCATCGGTGCCACTGCGAAAGACACCCACACGCCAATTTCTAGTTCCTGA
- a CDS encoding TIGR00341 family protein, translating to MRLVQVLVPDGNRESVIAALDEQGIDYAVFEETGRGEFEAMVQFPVPPTGVEPVLENLRSAGISESAYTIVLPTETVVSERIESLQALYPGNRVSREVLKANAQSLAPARSTYFAFIVLSTIIATGGLLLDSAATIIGAMVVAPLMGPAITASAGSVLADRELATRGITLQVVGLMLAIAVAAALGALLRGTVIVPPGTDIRTIPQVAERTSPDFLSLFIAFGSGIAGAISVSRGSGSTLVGVAIAVALIPPAATAGLGIAWGFPEVAASATVLVLVNLLSINLSALAIFWLSGYRPELTDQRASVRTAVLRRGAVLVIALVVLSVVLGLVTFASYQTTTFEHRATAETERFFDESSLSEYELESVAVAYDSQDIVLENDPTVTVIVGRSNATAVRPNLADRLDRHLEETTGENVGVRVGFVVAQESEPIPVTTESRWHSPLA from the coding sequence ATGCGCCTCGTACAGGTGTTGGTTCCCGACGGGAATCGCGAATCGGTGATAGCTGCGCTGGACGAGCAGGGGATCGATTACGCCGTGTTCGAGGAGACCGGCCGGGGCGAGTTCGAGGCGATGGTCCAGTTTCCGGTGCCTCCGACCGGCGTCGAACCCGTACTCGAGAACCTGCGAAGCGCCGGTATCAGCGAGAGCGCGTACACCATCGTGTTACCGACCGAAACCGTCGTCTCCGAGCGGATCGAGTCGCTACAGGCGCTGTACCCGGGAAATCGGGTTTCGCGGGAGGTGTTAAAGGCGAACGCACAGAGTCTCGCACCGGCGCGGTCGACGTATTTCGCGTTCATCGTGCTGAGCACCATCATCGCCACAGGGGGGCTGTTACTCGACTCCGCGGCGACGATCATCGGCGCGATGGTCGTTGCACCGCTGATGGGACCGGCGATCACCGCCAGCGCCGGCAGCGTGCTCGCCGACCGCGAGCTGGCGACCCGGGGCATCACGCTGCAGGTCGTCGGCCTCATGCTGGCGATCGCCGTGGCCGCCGCACTCGGGGCGCTACTCCGGGGAACGGTGATCGTCCCGCCTGGGACCGACATTCGAACGATCCCGCAGGTCGCCGAACGGACGAGCCCCGACTTCCTCTCGCTGTTTATCGCCTTCGGATCGGGGATCGCCGGCGCGATCAGCGTCTCACGCGGTTCCGGATCGACGCTCGTCGGCGTCGCGATCGCAGTCGCACTCATTCCACCCGCGGCGACTGCGGGGCTGGGAATCGCCTGGGGGTTCCCAGAAGTGGCCGCGAGCGCCACCGTGCTGGTGCTGGTAAACCTTCTGTCGATTAACCTCTCCGCGCTGGCGATCTTCTGGCTCAGCGGGTACCGACCCGAACTGACTGACCAACGAGCATCCGTCCGAACGGCGGTGCTCAGACGTGGCGCGGTACTCGTCATCGCGCTCGTCGTGCTGTCGGTCGTGCTCGGACTGGTCACGTTCGCGTCCTATCAGACGACGACGTTCGAACACCGGGCGACCGCCGAAACGGAGCGGTTTTTCGACGAATCCTCGCTTTCGGAATACGAACTCGAATCCGTGGCGGTTGCCTACGACTCCCAGGACATCGTCCTCGAGAACGATCCGACCGTCACGGTCATCGTCGGCCGGTCGAACGCCACGGCTGTTCGGCCGAACCTCGCGGATCGCCTCGATCGCCATCTCGAGGAGACGACCGGCGAGAACGTGGGCGTGCGAGTCGGGTTCGTCGTCGCCCAGGAGTCCGAACCGATTCCCGTGACGACCGAATCTCGATGGCACTCACCGCTCGCGTGA
- a CDS encoding bacteriophage holin, with translation MSEEREHTTTESMSEPIHTTRSATGSEPSRLEPTAFGLACGILWAGGVAVLGLTARIGWGRRWERLLADVYRGYSETVPGLAIGAAWAFVDAFTGGYIFAWLYNRLSQQLG, from the coding sequence ATGAGCGAAGAGAGGGAACACACAACGACGGAATCGATGTCCGAGCCGATACACACCACGCGATCCGCCACCGGCTCGGAGCCATCTCGACTCGAGCCCACGGCGTTCGGGTTGGCCTGCGGGATTCTCTGGGCCGGCGGAGTCGCAGTCCTCGGGCTTACCGCCCGAATAGGATGGGGTAGACGATGGGAACGGCTACTCGCCGACGTGTATCGCGGCTACAGCGAAACCGTACCCGGACTCGCTATCGGGGCTGCATGGGCGTTCGTCGACGCGTTTACCGGCGGATACATCTTCGCCTGGTTGTACAATCGTCTCAGTCAACAGCTGGGATGA
- a CDS encoding ArsR family transcriptional regulator: MRPVDEHILETMRDEGNLTPQAVENFDVCSRSHASVRLSKLAEYGLVSRIAQGLYRLTDEGRAFLNEELDAAELEPKTE, from the coding sequence ATGCGTCCGGTCGACGAGCACATCTTGGAAACGATGCGAGATGAGGGTAATTTGACACCACAGGCCGTCGAGAACTTCGACGTCTGTTCCCGGAGTCACGCCAGCGTGCGGCTTTCGAAACTCGCGGAGTACGGTCTGGTCAGTCGGATCGCCCAGGGACTCTACCGCCTCACGGACGAGGGGCGAGCATTTCTCAACGAAGAACTCGACGCCGCAGAACTCGAGCCGAAAACGGAGTGA
- a CDS encoding preprotein translocase subunit SecD, with amino-acid sequence MSALDAIKGNWRVLMLVLFLTFAVVALFVPGGIVADDSLAEESIESGPTNLEFGLSLDGGTRIRVPVTGMTAENVAPDAVSDNGEVDQQRLDSIESTLYQELGVDQADATVDVQDDGTVTAEVFVENVTEAEFAAALQKANADASEDDIRDGVTEQTRDQMISTIQTKINEAGLSGGTVYEASTLNDEHYIVVEVPNMDSNELRTLLSERGVVQVVAYYPGEDGNQTKKPVLTNEDIASVDAPELRGEDTPGEPYYVVPVQVRDSSASEFQQQMNDLGFTSEGVGKCDLPEENGNFQFGEGSGSYCLLTEVDNETVAAHSMGDTSSGGGSGLATNMRRGNWANDPSFFMGAQNQQDAQSLSVNLRAGSLRAPLDFENSQIYSIEPSHAEQFKQYSLLIGLLSVITVSGVVYARYTDTRVALPMIVTAMAEVVILLGFAALIRMPLDLSHVAGFIAVVGTGVDDLVIIADEVMDEGDVNSARVFQSRFRKAFWVIGGAAATTVVALSPLAVLSLGDLRGFAIITILGVFIGVIITRPAYGDILRRLLTNQ; translated from the coding sequence ATGAGCGCGCTCGACGCGATCAAAGGGAACTGGCGTGTCCTCATGCTCGTCCTGTTTCTCACCTTCGCCGTCGTCGCCCTGTTCGTTCCCGGCGGCATCGTCGCCGACGACAGCCTCGCCGAGGAAAGCATCGAAAGCGGTCCGACCAATCTCGAGTTCGGCCTCAGCTTAGACGGCGGAACGAGGATCAGAGTTCCGGTCACAGGGATGACCGCCGAGAACGTCGCGCCCGATGCGGTCAGTGACAACGGAGAGGTCGATCAGCAGCGACTCGATAGTATCGAATCGACGCTGTACCAGGAACTCGGCGTCGACCAGGCGGATGCCACCGTCGACGTGCAAGACGACGGGACCGTTACTGCCGAGGTATTCGTCGAGAACGTGACCGAAGCGGAGTTCGCCGCCGCACTGCAGAAAGCGAACGCCGATGCGTCCGAAGACGACATTCGCGACGGCGTCACCGAACAGACCCGCGATCAAATGATTTCGACGATACAGACGAAGATCAACGAAGCGGGGCTCTCCGGCGGCACGGTCTACGAGGCGTCGACGCTCAACGATGAACACTACATCGTCGTCGAAGTGCCGAACATGGACTCGAACGAACTTCGAACGCTGCTCTCCGAGCGCGGGGTCGTCCAGGTCGTCGCCTATTACCCGGGCGAGGACGGAAATCAGACCAAAAAACCGGTGCTGACTAACGAGGACATCGCAAGCGTTGATGCACCCGAACTCCGTGGTGAGGATACCCCTGGCGAACCGTATTACGTCGTCCCGGTACAGGTACGCGACAGTTCGGCCAGCGAATTCCAGCAGCAAATGAACGACCTTGGGTTTACCAGCGAGGGCGTCGGTAAATGTGACCTGCCTGAAGAAAATGGGAACTTTCAGTTCGGCGAAGGTAGCGGGAGCTACTGTCTATTGACAGAAGTCGACAACGAGACCGTCGCTGCCCACAGTATGGGTGACACCAGTTCGGGTGGCGGATCGGGCCTCGCAACGAACATGAGACGTGGCAACTGGGCGAACGATCCGTCGTTCTTCATGGGCGCACAGAACCAGCAGGACGCCCAGTCGCTGTCGGTTAACCTCCGGGCTGGCAGTCTGCGCGCCCCGCTCGACTTCGAAAACAGTCAGATCTACTCGATCGAGCCGTCCCACGCCGAGCAGTTCAAGCAGTACTCGCTGCTGATCGGACTGCTCTCCGTGATCACCGTCAGCGGCGTCGTCTACGCTCGCTACACGGACACCCGCGTTGCGCTCCCGATGATCGTCACCGCGATGGCGGAGGTGGTGATCCTGCTCGGCTTTGCCGCGCTGATACGCATGCCGCTCGATCTCTCGCACGTCGCCGGGTTCATCGCCGTCGTCGGGACCGGGGTCGACGACCTCGTGATCATCGCCGACGAGGTGATGGACGAAGGCGACGTCAACTCCGCTCGAGTCTTCCAGTCGCGATTCCGCAAAGCGTTCTGGGTCATCGGCGGGGCCGCCGCGACGACCGTTGTCGCTCTCTCGCCGCTGGCCGTGTTGAGCCTCGGTGACCTCCGCGGGTTCGCCATCATCACCATCCTCGGCGTGTTCATCGGGGTTATCATCACCCGACCCGCCTATGGTGACATCCTGCGTCGCCTGCTGACCAATCAGTAG
- the secF gene encoding protein translocase subunit SecF, with translation MAYFDVPEIDYPRYSNRQLAAVPLAVLAVALLVLSGSFLVYGTPVPLGMDFAGGTELTVQTTTPEGQIPAAFEEQPESVTGAGGNEYIVRFSETDSQTLSEQARENLEQDGNSELVQSVSSTSASFGQQSQQTALLGLVVAFLGMSAVAFLLFRTFVPSIAIVISAFSDLVIPLAFMRLTGIPLSLGTVAGLLMLIGYSVDSDILLNNHILRRSGEFYESTFRAMQTGVTMTITSMAAMLVMAVTAFVFNIDLLQSIGTILFVGLAADLMNTYMLNLSLLRWYKFEGIRS, from the coding sequence ATGGCGTATTTCGACGTACCGGAGATCGATTATCCCCGGTACAGTAACCGCCAACTCGCGGCGGTTCCGCTCGCGGTTCTCGCGGTGGCACTGCTCGTCCTCAGCGGCTCGTTTCTCGTCTACGGCACGCCGGTCCCGCTCGGGATGGACTTCGCCGGTGGGACGGAATTGACGGTCCAGACGACGACGCCGGAGGGCCAGATCCCGGCGGCGTTCGAGGAGCAGCCCGAATCGGTGACCGGGGCCGGGGGGAACGAGTACATCGTCCGATTCTCCGAGACGGACTCACAGACCCTGAGCGAACAGGCCAGGGAGAACCTCGAGCAAGACGGCAACAGCGAACTCGTCCAGTCGGTTTCGTCGACGTCGGCGAGTTTCGGCCAGCAGAGCCAGCAAACGGCCCTCCTTGGGCTCGTCGTCGCGTTCCTCGGCATGAGCGCCGTCGCCTTCCTGCTCTTTCGGACGTTTGTCCCGTCGATCGCGATCGTCATCTCCGCGTTTTCCGATCTGGTGATCCCGCTCGCATTCATGCGCCTTACCGGCATTCCCCTCTCGCTGGGGACGGTCGCCGGCCTCCTGATGTTGATCGGTTACTCGGTCGACTCCGACATCCTGTTGAACAATCACATCCTGCGCCGCAGCGGTGAGTTCTACGAAAGCACGTTCCGCGCGATGCAGACTGGGGTCACGATGACGATCACGTCCATGGCGGCGATGCTCGTCATGGCCGTCACCGCCTTCGTCTTCAACATCGACCTCCTGCAATCGATCGGGACCATCCTCTTCGTCGGCCTCGCAGCCGATCTGATGAACACCTACATGCTAAACCTGAGTCTCCTGCGCTGGTACAAATTCGAGGGGATCCGATCATGA
- a CDS encoding DUF5812 family protein, with translation MSEKTGTFVVTHAETESAIVRDVDTAQVHTLASNPGLEVHDVLEATVAPEPPLEVAWEVIDVAERRSIELVDSDLEPTQHATELAAEAEIGDLVREERAGTGEIHVFCVPEEEVVSAAQDVLEDDETVARAARLEAVRVEVRHSADDEAVSVRYLPD, from the coding sequence ATGTCCGAAAAAACGGGAACCTTCGTCGTCACGCACGCCGAAACCGAATCGGCCATCGTCCGCGACGTCGACACCGCACAGGTCCACACCCTCGCGTCGAACCCCGGCCTCGAGGTCCACGACGTCCTCGAGGCGACCGTCGCGCCGGAGCCGCCCCTGGAAGTCGCCTGGGAGGTGATCGACGTCGCGGAACGACGGTCGATCGAGCTGGTCGACAGCGACCTCGAGCCGACCCAACACGCAACGGAACTGGCTGCCGAGGCCGAAATCGGCGACCTCGTTCGAGAAGAACGGGCTGGGACCGGCGAGATCCACGTTTTTTGCGTTCCCGAGGAAGAGGTCGTATCCGCGGCGCAAGACGTCCTCGAAGACGATGAGACGGTCGCTCGAGCGGCCCGACTCGAAGCGGTGCGCGTTGAAGTCCGGCATTCGGCCGACGACGAGGCGGTGAGCGTTCGGTATCTGCCGGACTGA
- a CDS encoding glucose-6-phosphate isomerase: protein MNVDIGNALATVASPGVSRDSLERLDEQVADAHARIERGMANAEHGYEALNLPERVDPDEILTAVEPIADAETMITVGIGGSSLGAATITNALDSDTEAVFLDNVDPEWVSYHLDRVSFENAAINVVSRSGTTAETLANFLVVRDAFESAGVDWTERTIVTTGESGPLCDLADRHDLPSLTVPDGVPGRFSALSAVGMVAAAVCGHDLEALLEGAAAEADTLSESLFDCPAYAYGATTYALDGRGAGVNAMMPYAESLETVAEWFAQLWAESLGKDDLGQTPVRALGATDQHSQLQLYRAGPRDKLVTFVTPRNGGDRPIPDTDVEELAYLGDSTLGTLLEAEFEATEASLAAAGRPNVRVEIDRVDEYELGGLLYGLEAACVLAGELYGVNTFEQPAVEWAKKATRGLLGGGEFAETAAVAEKTELRIER, encoded by the coding sequence ATGAACGTCGACATCGGTAACGCGCTCGCCACTGTCGCGTCGCCGGGCGTCTCGCGGGACTCCCTCGAGCGTCTGGACGAGCAGGTTGCGGACGCCCACGCTCGAATCGAGCGCGGGATGGCGAACGCGGAACACGGCTATGAAGCATTGAATCTCCCGGAGCGGGTCGATCCGGACGAAATCCTGACCGCGGTCGAGCCGATTGCCGACGCCGAGACGATGATCACCGTCGGCATCGGTGGAAGTTCACTCGGCGCGGCGACGATTACGAACGCCCTGGATTCGGACACCGAGGCCGTCTTCCTCGACAACGTCGATCCCGAGTGGGTCTCGTATCACCTCGATCGCGTGTCCTTCGAAAACGCGGCGATCAACGTCGTGTCGCGATCGGGGACGACGGCCGAAACGCTTGCGAACTTTCTGGTCGTCCGCGACGCCTTCGAGTCGGCCGGCGTCGACTGGACCGAGCGGACGATCGTCACGACCGGCGAGTCCGGTCCGCTTTGCGACCTCGCGGACCGCCACGATCTCCCCTCGCTGACGGTCCCCGACGGCGTTCCGGGGCGGTTCTCTGCGCTCTCGGCGGTCGGCATGGTCGCCGCAGCCGTCTGCGGTCACGACCTCGAGGCACTGCTCGAGGGGGCAGCCGCCGAAGCCGATACCCTCTCTGAATCGCTGTTCGACTGCCCGGCGTACGCGTACGGTGCGACGACCTACGCCCTGGACGGACGCGGGGCCGGCGTGAACGCGATGATGCCGTACGCGGAGTCCCTCGAGACTGTTGCCGAGTGGTTCGCCCAGCTGTGGGCCGAGAGCCTTGGAAAGGACGATCTTGGCCAGACCCCGGTCCGGGCGCTTGGCGCGACGGATCAGCACTCGCAACTACAACTGTACCGAGCCGGCCCGCGGGACAAACTCGTCACGTTCGTCACGCCGCGAAACGGCGGCGACCGGCCGATCCCGGACACCGACGTCGAGGAGCTGGCGTATCTCGGCGATTCGACCCTCGGGACGCTACTCGAGGCGGAGTTCGAAGCGACGGAGGCGAGTCTTGCTGCCGCCGGTCGGCCGAACGTCCGCGTGGAAATCGACCGCGTAGACGAGTACGAACTCGGCGGACTGCTGTACGGACTGGAAGCTGCATGCGTTCTCGCAGGGGAACTCTACGGCGTCAACACGTTCGAGCAACCGGCCGTTGAGTGGGCGAAAAAGGCGACTCGCGGCTTGCTCGGCGGGGGCGAGTTCGCGGAAACTGCGGCCGTCGCCGAAAAGACGGAACTTCGAATCGAACGGTAG
- a CDS encoding CPBP family intramembrane glutamic endopeptidase, with product MTETARADDAGPIASEVVPGIGTTLAGITMVAMLVPVRRGVDDPVVLAGMAFSVTAVLAFLARRHGYIKPRIAAPVAAVSSVVVVLLAGYSLNQGVMAPLAVPSIPFSIPIVFVGFVTAGLTAGIGVADYYGIGPGGLKRRSRRTLNLTVVGLAGLIVPQLVMVVLLIPVSPMVGTLSGIERLVATQIISQLGVVIGTTIVVGSFLRMTDHDLSFIDLRWPTLREIGWTVVGLIVLLVTLYAITVLMQSAGVESSEHATAQQAENNPELLLVLVPIAILIIGPFEELLYRNVIQKSLYGVFSRFGAVAVGSVIFAGVHALAYATAGLGAVIASLGTVFGLSIVLGTIYERTRNLFVPALIHGLYNALVFGNLYFVYA from the coding sequence ATGACCGAGACTGCACGGGCCGACGACGCCGGTCCGATCGCGTCCGAAGTGGTGCCCGGGATCGGGACCACCCTCGCGGGAATCACGATGGTCGCCATGCTCGTTCCCGTCCGCCGCGGCGTCGACGATCCCGTCGTCCTGGCGGGGATGGCTTTCTCCGTCACCGCCGTTCTCGCCTTCTTGGCCCGACGTCACGGATACATAAAGCCCCGGATCGCCGCACCGGTCGCGGCCGTCTCGAGCGTCGTAGTCGTCTTGCTCGCTGGATATTCCCTGAATCAGGGCGTAATGGCACCGCTTGCCGTGCCATCGATCCCGTTTTCGATACCGATCGTCTTCGTCGGATTCGTTACGGCTGGGCTGACTGCTGGCATCGGCGTCGCGGATTACTACGGGATCGGCCCCGGTGGCCTCAAACGGCGGAGTCGACGGACGCTCAACCTCACGGTCGTCGGGCTCGCGGGACTGATCGTCCCGCAACTCGTAATGGTCGTCCTTTTGATTCCGGTTTCTCCGATGGTCGGGACGCTTTCGGGGATCGAACGGCTCGTCGCAACGCAGATCATTAGTCAACTCGGCGTCGTCATCGGAACGACAATCGTCGTCGGCAGCTTTCTCCGGATGACCGATCACGACCTGTCGTTTATCGACCTTCGATGGCCGACGCTGCGCGAGATCGGCTGGACTGTCGTCGGGTTGATCGTCCTCCTCGTGACGCTGTATGCGATCACCGTTCTCATGCAATCGGCTGGCGTCGAAAGTTCGGAGCACGCGACGGCCCAGCAGGCCGAGAATAACCCCGAACTGTTACTGGTACTGGTCCCGATTGCCATCCTGATTATCGGCCCGTTCGAGGAACTGCTCTACCGGAACGTGATCCAGAAATCGCTGTACGGTGTGTTTTCGCGGTTCGGTGCCGTAGCGGTTGGAAGCGTCATCTTCGCGGGCGTTCACGCGCTCGCGTACGCAACTGCCGGATTGGGAGCGGTGATCGCAAGTCTCGGCACCGTCTTCGGCCTCTCGATCGTTCTCGGGACGATATACGAGCGGACCAGGAACCTGTTCGTGCCGGCGCTAATACACGGCCTGTATAACGCGCTCGTATTTGGAAACCTCTATTTCGTATACGCCTGA
- a CDS encoding NOB1 family endonuclease encodes MYVLDSSAFIHDFHTTEQTATIPLVREELEDESAYRYDAMEGSGMHIHIPNGDTTEKVQRAARESGDLDVLSNTDVRLVAASFELDGVLVTDDYAMQNVAEKLNVDVKVIARDGIDEQRHWSFQCQGCGREFDEQKDRCPICGTELARKNPS; translated from the coding sequence ATGTACGTTCTCGACTCCTCGGCTTTTATCCACGACTTCCATACGACAGAACAGACTGCAACTATCCCGCTCGTCCGCGAAGAACTCGAGGACGAAAGCGCCTATCGCTACGACGCGATGGAGGGATCCGGGATGCACATTCACATTCCCAACGGAGACACCACGGAAAAGGTCCAGCGCGCGGCCCGCGAATCCGGAGATCTCGACGTCCTCTCTAACACCGACGTTCGCCTCGTCGCGGCGAGTTTCGAACTCGACGGCGTCCTCGTCACCGACGACTACGCGATGCAAAACGTCGCTGAGAAGTTAAACGTCGACGTCAAAGTAATCGCACGTGACGGCATCGACGAACAGCGCCACTGGTCGTTCCAGTGTCAGGGCTGTGGCCGCGAGTTCGACGAACAGAAGGATCGGTGTCCGATCTGCGGAACGGAACTAGCCAGAAAGAACCCGTCGTAG
- a CDS encoding PRC-barrel domain-containing protein: MSDILAENLSGKSVMGSDGTELGLLYNITMDLKSGTLHDLVIEPDEAISRRGVDLELNDAGRFLVPVNRVQAVKDYIVVQR, translated from the coding sequence ATGAGCGATATACTCGCTGAAAACCTCTCGGGGAAGTCCGTCATGGGGTCAGACGGCACCGAGCTCGGACTGCTCTACAACATTACGATGGATCTCAAATCGGGGACGCTTCACGACCTCGTCATCGAACCAGACGAAGCGATATCGCGCCGCGGCGTCGACCTCGAACTCAACGACGCCGGCCGCTTCCTCGTTCCCGTCAACCGCGTCCAAGCGGTGAAAGATTACATCGTCGTCCAGCGCTAA